In one Streptomyces sp. NBC_01241 genomic region, the following are encoded:
- a CDS encoding SDR family NAD(P)-dependent oxidoreductase, protein MGKLDGRTVLISGAARGQGEQEARLFVAEGARVVIADVLDEQGEALAKGLREELGEDVARFVHLDVSREEDWQAAVAAAKDAFGVIDGLVNNAGILRFNELVATPLEEFQQVVQVNQVGAFLGIKNVAPEIEAAGGGTIVNTASYTGLTGMAFVGAYAATKHAVLGLTKVAAVELAAKRIRVNALCPGAVDTAMTNPAALDPTADPEESREAVAELYRKLVPLGRIGRPEEVAALALFLTSDDSSYITGQPFVIDGGWLAGVSLF, encoded by the coding sequence ATGGGCAAGCTGGACGGGCGCACCGTGCTGATCAGCGGTGCGGCGCGCGGACAGGGCGAGCAGGAGGCGCGGCTCTTCGTGGCGGAGGGTGCGCGGGTGGTGATCGCCGATGTGCTCGACGAGCAGGGCGAGGCGCTGGCCAAGGGGTTGAGGGAGGAACTGGGGGAGGACGTCGCCCGGTTCGTCCATCTGGATGTGAGCCGGGAGGAGGACTGGCAGGCCGCCGTCGCCGCGGCGAAGGACGCCTTCGGGGTGATCGACGGGCTGGTCAACAACGCGGGGATCCTGCGGTTCAACGAGCTGGTGGCCACGCCGCTGGAGGAGTTCCAGCAGGTGGTGCAGGTCAATCAGGTGGGCGCGTTCCTCGGGATCAAGAACGTCGCGCCCGAGATCGAGGCCGCGGGCGGCGGGACCATCGTCAACACGGCCTCGTACACGGGGCTCACGGGCATGGCGTTCGTGGGCGCGTACGCCGCCACCAAGCACGCGGTGCTCGGGCTGACGAAGGTGGCGGCGGTGGAGCTGGCGGCAAAGAGGATACGGGTCAACGCACTGTGCCCCGGGGCCGTGGACACCGCGATGACCAACCCGGCGGCGCTGGACCCGACCGCGGACCCGGAGGAGTCCAGGGAGGCGGTGGCCGAGCTGTACCGGAAGCTCGTACCGCTGGGGCGGATCGGGAGGCCGGAGGAGGTGGCGGCGCTGGCGCTCTTCCTGACCTCGGACGACTCCTCGTACATCACCGGGCAGCCGTTCGTCATCGACGGGGGCTGGCTGGCGGGCGTCAGCCTGTTCTGA
- a CDS encoding LLM class flavin-dependent oxidoreductase, with translation MEFGLFVQGYVPAARARTDPGAEHKALIEETEYVIQADKSGFKYAWASEHHFLEEYSHLSANDVYLGYLAHATDRIHLGSGIFNPLAPVNHPVKVAEKVAMLDHLSEGRFEFGSGRGAGSHEILGFMPGITDMNHTKELWEETIAEFPKMWLQDEYVGFQGKHWSLPPRKILPKPYGKSHPAMWYAAGSPSSYAMAGKKGLGVLGFSVQKVSDMEWVVESYKTAVKDAEPVGDFVNDNVMVTSTAICAETHAKAVEIAVGGGLNYLQSLLFRYHDTFPRPEGIPEWPELLPEYSEEIIELLIAEELMICGDPDEVLRQCKRWEQAGADQLSFGLPVGMSREDTLNSIKLIGEHVIPEIDTDPVHRTSRFRGAA, from the coding sequence TTGGAATTCGGGCTCTTTGTACAGGGGTACGTGCCCGCCGCGCGGGCCAGGACCGACCCCGGGGCTGAGCACAAGGCGCTGATCGAGGAGACCGAGTACGTCATCCAGGCGGACAAGTCCGGCTTCAAGTACGCCTGGGCCTCCGAGCATCACTTCCTGGAGGAGTACTCGCATCTCTCGGCCAACGATGTGTACCTGGGTTACCTCGCGCACGCCACCGACCGCATCCACCTCGGATCCGGGATCTTCAACCCGCTCGCCCCCGTCAACCACCCGGTGAAGGTGGCCGAGAAGGTCGCCATGCTCGACCACCTCTCCGAGGGCCGCTTCGAATTCGGCTCCGGGCGCGGGGCCGGCAGCCACGAGATCCTGGGCTTCATGCCGGGCATCACCGACATGAACCACACCAAGGAACTCTGGGAAGAGACGATCGCCGAGTTCCCCAAGATGTGGCTCCAGGACGAGTACGTCGGCTTCCAGGGCAAGCACTGGTCGCTGCCGCCGCGCAAGATCCTGCCCAAGCCGTACGGGAAGTCGCACCCGGCGATGTGGTACGCGGCCGGGTCGCCGTCCTCGTACGCGATGGCGGGGAAGAAGGGGCTCGGCGTGCTGGGCTTCAGCGTGCAGAAGGTTTCCGACATGGAGTGGGTCGTCGAGTCCTACAAGACGGCGGTCAAGGACGCCGAACCCGTCGGGGACTTCGTCAATGACAACGTCATGGTCACGTCCACGGCCATCTGCGCCGAGACGCACGCGAAGGCCGTCGAGATCGCGGTGGGCGGCGGGCTGAACTACCTGCAGTCGCTGCTGTTCCGCTACCACGACACGTTCCCCCGGCCCGAGGGCATACCGGAGTGGCCCGAGCTGCTGCCGGAGTACTCCGAGGAGATCATCGAGCTCCTGATCGCGGAGGAGCTGATGATCTGCGGCGATCCCGACGAGGTGCTGCGGCAGTGCAAGCGGTGGGAGCAGGCGGGGGCGGATCAGCTGAGCTTCGGGCTGCCGGTGGGGATGAGCCGTGAGGACACGCTGAACTCGATCAAGCTGATCGGGGAACACGTGATTCCGGAGATCGATACGGATCCGGTGCATCGGACCTCGCGGTTCCGCGGCGCGGCGTAG
- a CDS encoding TetR/AcrR family transcriptional regulator, with amino-acid sequence MPRAVREQQMMDAAVRTFGQRGYRAASMDEIAELAGVSKPLVYLYLNSKEELFTACIRREAKALVDAVRAGAEPGLPADRQLWSGLRAFFRHTAEHPDGWSVLHRQARTHGEPFAAEVTAMRDEIVAFVTGLIGAAAREAHHDPALPGRDVAGLAQALVGAAESLAGWANETPGISAKEAAATLMNFSWAGLENLMNGRPWQPTNRAADRAT; translated from the coding sequence ATGCCGCGTGCCGTGCGTGAGCAGCAGATGATGGACGCCGCCGTGCGGACCTTCGGGCAGCGCGGATACCGTGCCGCGTCGATGGACGAGATCGCCGAGCTGGCCGGGGTGTCCAAGCCCTTGGTGTATCTGTACCTCAACTCCAAGGAAGAGCTTTTCACCGCCTGCATCCGGCGCGAGGCGAAAGCACTGGTCGACGCGGTACGTGCCGGGGCGGAGCCGGGACTTCCGGCCGACCGGCAACTGTGGTCCGGGCTGCGCGCGTTCTTCAGGCACACGGCGGAGCATCCGGACGGCTGGTCGGTGCTGCACCGCCAGGCGCGCACGCACGGGGAGCCCTTCGCCGCCGAGGTCACGGCGATGCGGGACGAGATCGTGGCGTTCGTGACGGGTCTGATCGGGGCCGCGGCACGCGAGGCGCACCACGACCCGGCGCTCCCCGGCCGCGATGTGGCGGGGCTGGCGCAGGCGCTCGTGGGGGCCGCGGAATCGCTCGCCGGGTGGGCGAACGAGACCCCGGGCATCTCGGCGAAGGAGGCCGCGGCCACTCTGATGAACTTCTCCTGGGCGGGGCTGGAGAACCTTATGAACGGCCGTCCGTGGCAGCCGACGAACCGGGCCGCGGACCGGGCGACCTGA
- a CDS encoding glycosyltransferase, with product MKPSICLCMIVKNEAAVIERCLTSVRNLIDTWVISDTGSTDGTQQLIRNALDGLPGELHEEPWVNFGHNRTLNIEHAHGKADYLLLLDADLVIRREGPLPPLTADSYMLRHEGTTEYRIKRLVRGDLPWRYVGVTHEYLTTDRRDDQRNLDALVIEDYADGGSRHDKFERDARLLGAELKRDPSNARTVFYLAQTMRDMGNIAKAAALYERRAQMGGWDEEVYYALLQAGILKAEADDWPAAMDALSRAWESRPQRLEACYELSSRLRRLGRYRTAHAFVRAALDREAPPDDLLFVQPWVYRWGLLFEFSITAYWVGDYAGSLRACDRLLAMPDLPDAYREQTRANRNFAEQRQSARNTSSVFRQAGPAASPVGAAR from the coding sequence ATGAAACCGTCCATCTGCCTGTGCATGATCGTCAAGAACGAGGCCGCGGTCATCGAACGTTGCCTCACCTCCGTCCGCAACCTGATCGACACCTGGGTGATCTCCGACACCGGCTCGACCGACGGAACCCAGCAGCTGATCCGCAACGCACTCGACGGCCTCCCCGGCGAGCTCCACGAAGAGCCCTGGGTGAACTTCGGCCACAACCGAACGCTGAACATCGAGCACGCCCACGGCAAGGCCGACTATCTGCTGCTCCTCGACGCCGACCTGGTGATCCGCCGGGAGGGTCCGCTGCCGCCGCTGACCGCCGACTCGTACATGCTCCGGCACGAGGGCACCACCGAATACCGGATCAAACGCCTGGTCCGCGGCGACCTGCCCTGGCGGTACGTGGGCGTCACCCATGAGTACCTCACCACCGACCGGCGTGACGACCAGCGGAATCTCGACGCCCTCGTCATCGAGGACTACGCCGACGGCGGCTCGCGGCACGACAAGTTCGAACGCGACGCCCGGCTGCTCGGCGCCGAGCTGAAACGCGACCCCTCCAATGCCCGTACGGTCTTCTACCTGGCACAGACCATGCGCGACATGGGCAACATCGCCAAGGCGGCCGCCCTGTACGAACGCCGCGCGCAGATGGGCGGCTGGGACGAAGAGGTGTACTACGCGCTGCTGCAGGCCGGGATCCTGAAGGCCGAGGCCGACGACTGGCCGGCCGCCATGGACGCCCTCTCCCGCGCCTGGGAGTCACGCCCGCAGCGACTCGAAGCCTGCTACGAACTCTCCTCCCGGCTGCGCCGCCTCGGCCGCTACCGCACCGCGCACGCGTTCGTCCGCGCGGCGCTCGACCGGGAAGCACCGCCGGACGACCTGCTGTTCGTCCAGCCGTGGGTGTACCGCTGGGGCCTGCTCTTCGAGTTCTCGATCACCGCCTACTGGGTCGGCGACTACGCGGGCTCGCTCCGCGCCTGCGACCGCCTGCTGGCGATGCCGGACCTGCCCGACGCCTATCGCGAGCAGACGCGCGCCAACCGGAACTTCGCCGAGCAGCGGCAGTCCGCCCGGAACACGTCGTCGGTCTTTCGCCAGGCCGGGCCGGCGGCCTCGCCTGTCGGGGCGGCCCGGTAG
- a CDS encoding TIGR03619 family F420-dependent LLM class oxidoreductase produces the protein MQLPVQSQSTIYAEGWEAVATPADLAEIARTADRTGFAYLASCDHVAIPRRLAGVMGTVWYDPVATLSFLAGITERVLLMSHVAVVGLRHPLATAKQYATLDHLCGGRLILGVGAGHVPEEFQALGADFDGRGGVLDETIDALKAALGPEEYPEFAGERYSFAGLGQLPRPAQERVPLWVGGSSPAAVRRAAVRGDGWLPQGDPREKLPAQIARLKELREAAGIEDPIVIGAITEPLYVGEPEWSVGRRTLAGKPEVLAESLRAYGAMGVHQIQVRFRSRSRSELTDQMTAFAAEVAPHLDR, from the coding sequence ATGCAGCTTCCGGTCCAGTCACAGAGCACCATCTATGCCGAGGGGTGGGAGGCCGTGGCCACCCCCGCCGATCTCGCGGAGATCGCCCGCACCGCGGACCGTACCGGCTTCGCCTATTTGGCGAGCTGTGACCACGTCGCGATTCCGCGGCGGCTCGCCGGAGTCATGGGTACCGTCTGGTACGACCCGGTCGCCACTCTCTCCTTTCTCGCCGGGATCACCGAGCGGGTCCTGCTGATGAGCCATGTCGCCGTCGTCGGCCTGCGGCACCCGCTGGCCACCGCCAAGCAGTACGCCACCCTCGACCACCTCTGCGGCGGCCGGCTGATCCTCGGTGTCGGGGCCGGGCACGTACCGGAGGAGTTTCAGGCGCTCGGGGCGGACTTCGACGGGCGGGGCGGGGTCCTCGACGAGACCATCGACGCGCTGAAGGCGGCGCTGGGTCCCGAGGAGTACCCCGAGTTCGCGGGGGAACGGTACTCCTTCGCCGGTCTCGGGCAGCTGCCGCGGCCGGCCCAGGAGCGGGTGCCTCTCTGGGTGGGCGGCTCCTCGCCCGCCGCCGTGCGCCGGGCCGCGGTGCGGGGCGACGGCTGGCTGCCGCAGGGCGATCCGCGGGAGAAGCTGCCCGCGCAGATCGCCCGGCTGAAGGAGTTGCGCGAGGCGGCCGGGATCGAGGATCCGATCGTCATCGGTGCGATCACCGAGCCGCTGTACGTCGGTGAGCCGGAGTGGTCCGTGGGGCGGCGCACCCTCGCCGGAAAGCCGGAGGTGCTCGCCGAGTCGCTGCGCGCGTACGGGGCCATGGGCGTTCACCAGATCCAGGTGCGGTTCCGCAGCCGGAGCCGTAGCGAACTGACCGACCAGATGACGGCGTTCGCCGCCGAGGTCGCACCCCATCTCGACAGGTAG
- a CDS encoding MaoC family dehydratase, with product MPNLNVTLVRAAVTFPFKRAPRPGAAVPTGRAVLPAAPIAPGPLASYRRVCGFSGTGALPLTYPHVLGFPLAMRLMTARGFPLPVVGLVHTWIEITRHRTLRPADPLELTVYADGSAPHRRGTEVTLVTEARLAGELVWESRSGYLSRHATRAPVATGAPAPDPSPVPELPAVAEWWLPGDLGRRYGAASGDRNPIHLYALTARLFGFPRAIAHGMWTVARCLAAAPRPDEVRWVRADFRAPVLLPATVIYAADPTGFQLRGADRIHLTGTTLRSPGPRPGSSAATDGRS from the coding sequence ATGCCGAATCTGAACGTGACACTCGTACGGGCAGCTGTCACGTTCCCGTTCAAGAGGGCCCCTCGCCCGGGCGCCGCCGTACCCACCGGCCGGGCGGTCCTCCCGGCCGCGCCGATCGCACCGGGCCCCCTCGCCTCGTACCGACGGGTCTGCGGCTTCTCCGGAACGGGCGCGCTGCCGCTCACGTACCCGCATGTGCTGGGCTTCCCGCTCGCCATGCGGCTGATGACGGCCAGGGGGTTCCCGCTGCCGGTCGTCGGGCTCGTCCACACCTGGATCGAGATCACCCGCCACCGGACCCTGCGCCCGGCCGATCCGCTCGAACTCACGGTGTACGCCGACGGGTCGGCCCCGCACCGGCGCGGCACCGAGGTCACGTTGGTCACCGAGGCACGGCTGGCGGGCGAGCTGGTCTGGGAGTCCCGCAGCGGCTATCTCTCCCGGCACGCGACGCGCGCGCCCGTCGCCACGGGGGCCCCGGCCCCGGACCCGAGCCCGGTCCCCGAGCTTCCCGCCGTCGCCGAGTGGTGGCTCCCCGGCGATCTGGGGCGCCGTTACGGTGCCGCGTCGGGCGACCGCAACCCCATCCACCTGTACGCGCTCACCGCCCGGCTCTTCGGCTTCCCCCGGGCCATCGCCCACGGCATGTGGACCGTCGCCCGCTGCCTGGCCGCGGCACCGCGGCCCGATGAAGTCCGGTGGGTCCGGGCCGACTTCAGGGCTCCCGTCCTGCTGCCCGCCACCGTCATCTACGCGGCGGACCCCACCGGCTTCCAGTTGCGCGGCGCGGACCGCATCCACCTCACCGGGACGACACTCAGGTCGCCCGGTCCGCGGCCCGGTTCGTCGGCTGCCACGGACGGCCGTTCATAA
- a CDS encoding N-acyl-D-amino-acid deacylase family protein: protein MLDHLIRGATVVDGTGGPSYPADIGLRDGRIAVIAEPGTLTEEAVTTEDATGLVLAPGFVDPHTHYDAQLFWDPYATPSMNHGVTTVAGGNCGFTLAPLHPERPEDADYTRRMMARVEGMALKALEEGVDWTWSSFREYLDALEGRIAVNAGFMVGHCALRRHVMGADAIGGQPTPGQLAAMLALFHDAMDAGAWGLSTTQSATHSDGDGQPVASRHALPEELLALSRAVGEHEGTQLEAIVAGCLDQFSDEEIDLLVDMTAIAGRPLNWNVLTIDAAIPERVPRQLVPSERARRAGGRIVALTMPILTPMNMSLGTFCALNLIPGWGDILALPVPERIERLRDAATRTEMLRRADSKEAGVFRRLADFGRYVIGDTYSAANEGLSGRVVRDIAAERGQDPFHCLVEICAADDLRTVLWPMPTDNDPDSWELRRQTWEHEDVMLGGSDAGAHLDRMCGAPYTTRFLGDCLRRRKLLPLEQAVKMLTDDPARLFGLRGRGRIEEGFHADLVLFDPERIDAGPATLVHDLPGDSPRLDAKAIGIVSVRVNGVETLRDDKVTGAVPGTVLRSGRDTRTVSTL, encoded by the coding sequence ATGCTCGACCACCTCATCCGCGGAGCGACCGTCGTGGACGGCACCGGCGGACCCTCGTACCCCGCCGACATCGGCCTGCGCGACGGGCGCATCGCCGTCATCGCCGAACCGGGCACGCTCACCGAGGAGGCCGTCACCACCGAGGACGCCACCGGACTCGTCCTCGCCCCCGGCTTCGTCGACCCGCACACCCACTACGACGCCCAGCTCTTCTGGGACCCGTACGCCACCCCGTCCATGAACCACGGCGTCACCACCGTCGCCGGTGGCAACTGCGGATTCACCCTCGCCCCGCTCCACCCCGAACGCCCCGAGGACGCCGACTACACCCGCCGCATGATGGCGCGGGTCGAGGGCATGGCGCTCAAGGCCCTGGAGGAGGGCGTCGACTGGACCTGGTCCAGCTTCCGCGAATACCTCGACGCCCTCGAAGGGCGGATCGCCGTCAACGCCGGGTTCATGGTCGGCCACTGCGCCCTGCGCCGGCACGTCATGGGCGCCGACGCGATCGGCGGACAGCCCACACCCGGGCAGCTGGCCGCCATGCTGGCGCTCTTCCACGACGCCATGGACGCCGGGGCCTGGGGCCTTTCCACCACCCAGTCCGCCACCCACTCCGACGGGGACGGACAACCCGTCGCCTCCCGGCACGCGCTGCCCGAGGAGCTCCTCGCCCTCTCCCGTGCCGTCGGTGAACACGAGGGAACGCAGCTCGAAGCGATTGTCGCGGGCTGCCTCGACCAGTTCTCCGACGAGGAGATCGACCTCCTCGTCGACATGACCGCCATCGCCGGACGCCCGCTGAACTGGAACGTCCTCACCATCGACGCCGCCATCCCCGAACGCGTCCCCCGCCAGCTCGTCCCCAGCGAACGCGCCCGGCGGGCCGGCGGCCGGATCGTCGCCCTCACCATGCCGATCCTCACGCCCATGAACATGTCGCTCGGCACCTTCTGCGCCCTCAACCTCATCCCCGGCTGGGGCGACATCCTTGCCTTGCCCGTCCCCGAACGCATCGAACGGCTCCGCGACGCCGCCACCCGCACCGAGATGCTGCGCCGCGCCGACAGCAAGGAGGCCGGCGTCTTCCGCCGGCTCGCCGACTTCGGTCGGTACGTCATCGGGGACACGTACAGCGCGGCCAACGAGGGACTGAGCGGACGCGTCGTCCGCGACATCGCCGCCGAACGCGGCCAGGACCCCTTCCACTGCCTCGTCGAGATCTGCGCCGCCGACGACCTGCGTACGGTGCTGTGGCCCATGCCCACCGACAACGACCCCGACTCCTGGGAGCTGCGCCGGCAGACCTGGGAACACGAGGACGTCATGCTCGGCGGCTCCGACGCGGGCGCGCACCTGGACCGGATGTGCGGGGCCCCGTACACCACCCGCTTCCTCGGCGACTGCCTGCGCCGACGCAAGCTCCTCCCTCTCGAACAGGCCGTCAAGATGCTCACGGACGACCCCGCCCGCCTCTTCGGGCTTCGAGGCCGCGGCAGGATCGAGGAGGGCTTCCACGCCGACCTCGTCCTCTTCGACCCCGAACGCATCGACGCCGGGCCCGCCACCCTCGTACACGATCTGCCCGGCGACAGCCCCCGTCTCGACGCCAAGGCCATCGGCATCGTGTCGGTCCGCGTCAACGGCGTGGAGACCCTGCGCGACGACAAAGTGACCGGCGCGGTCCCCGGTACGGTGCTCCGCTCGGGCCGCGACACCCGGACGGTGAGCACACTGTGA
- a CDS encoding dicarboxylate/amino acid:cation symporter — protein sequence MSANPASAAAATDSPSGSGSRIPKVPFWAQIVAGLVLGVVLGWLARTYDINWLYTTLDKVGHIFVQLLKLAVAPLVFFAILVSITNLRKVNNAARLATRTLLWFMITSLIAVAIGLAIGLITNPGAGTGLTPKDGKLPEHAGSWLDFLTGIIPDNVITPFTELNVLQIVFMAAVAGIAALKLGEKAQPILTLSESVLELLQKALWWVIRLAPIGTIGLIGYAIADYGWDLIGKYATFTADVYIGCALVLFGVYPLLLATVAKLSPLQFFKGAWPAIQLAFVSRSSVGTMPVTQKVTERLGVPKEYASFSVPFGATTKMDGCAAIYPALAAIFIAQIFDVQLGVGDYVLIAFVSVIGSAATAGLTGATVMLTLTLSTLGLPLEGVGLLMAIDPILDMMRTATNVAGQALVPVIVSAREKILDRDAYNAASSSPVDAEVRDDEPQRVPVAA from the coding sequence GTGTCCGCGAATCCCGCGTCCGCCGCCGCCGCGACCGACAGCCCATCCGGCTCCGGTTCCCGTATACCCAAGGTCCCGTTCTGGGCCCAGATAGTCGCCGGTCTCGTCCTCGGTGTCGTCCTCGGATGGCTTGCCCGTACGTACGACATCAACTGGCTCTACACCACGCTCGACAAGGTCGGCCACATCTTCGTCCAGCTGCTGAAGCTGGCCGTCGCGCCGCTCGTCTTCTTCGCGATCCTGGTGTCGATCACCAACCTGCGCAAGGTCAACAACGCCGCCCGGCTGGCCACCCGCACGCTGCTCTGGTTCATGATCACCTCGCTGATCGCGGTCGCGATCGGCCTCGCGATCGGCCTGATCACCAACCCGGGTGCCGGCACCGGTCTCACGCCGAAGGACGGCAAGCTGCCGGAACACGCGGGCTCCTGGCTCGACTTCCTCACCGGCATCATCCCGGACAACGTGATCACCCCGTTCACCGAGCTGAACGTGCTCCAGATCGTCTTCATGGCCGCCGTCGCCGGCATCGCCGCGCTCAAGCTCGGCGAGAAGGCCCAGCCGATCCTCACCCTCAGCGAGTCCGTCCTGGAGCTCCTCCAGAAGGCCCTGTGGTGGGTCATCCGCCTCGCCCCCATCGGCACCATCGGCCTCATCGGCTACGCGATCGCCGACTACGGCTGGGACCTCATCGGCAAGTACGCGACGTTCACCGCAGACGTCTACATCGGCTGCGCCCTGGTGCTGTTCGGTGTGTACCCGCTGCTGCTCGCCACCGTCGCCAAGCTCAGCCCGCTGCAGTTCTTCAAGGGCGCCTGGCCGGCGATCCAGCTGGCGTTCGTCTCCCGCTCCTCGGTCGGCACGATGCCGGTCACCCAGAAGGTCACCGAGCGCCTCGGCGTCCCGAAGGAGTACGCCTCCTTCTCGGTCCCGTTCGGCGCCACCACCAAGATGGACGGCTGCGCCGCGATCTACCCGGCGCTGGCCGCGATCTTCATCGCGCAGATCTTCGACGTCCAGCTGGGTGTCGGTGACTACGTCCTGATCGCGTTCGTCTCGGTGATCGGCTCCGCGGCCACCGCCGGCCTCACCGGCGCCACGGTCATGCTGACCCTCACGCTGTCGACGCTGGGCCTCCCGCTGGAGGGTGTCGGTCTGCTCATGGCCATCGACCCGATCCTGGACATGATGCGCACGGCCACGAACGTGGCGGGCCAGGCGCTGGTCCCGGTGATCGTCTCGGCCCGCGAGAAGATCCTCGACCGCGACGCGTACAACGCGGCCTCGTCCTCCCCGGTCGACGCCGAGGTGCGTGACGACGAGCCGCAGCGCGTGCCGGTCGCCGCGTAG
- a CDS encoding M23 family metallopeptidase, with protein sequence MRSIRIALLGLVALVAGLLTATPAAAAPNFKAPFPCGQTWTYSHHSAEVRSALDFVRTDGGATAGTPVLASSGGTAHRYSQPSGAGNYIAIDHGGGWQTYYFHLASYSVADGASVSQGQQIGVTGSTGNSSGAHIHYEQLYNGVGQTIAINGQSLAPYPGSYYSKYLTSDNGCGGGGGGKYWVDTFANATGYAAPNTADAQGVLNAGTNYVYCKAWGAQVGSGSSYNHWWLKTDLDTVYAGKNGRGAYVSAYYLSRWGNDEARDNNGAVIPDC encoded by the coding sequence ATGCGCTCGATACGTATCGCCCTGCTGGGCCTGGTGGCCCTCGTCGCGGGGCTGCTCACCGCGACCCCCGCCGCCGCGGCCCCGAACTTCAAGGCGCCGTTCCCCTGCGGCCAGACCTGGACCTACAGCCACCACTCGGCCGAGGTCAGATCGGCCCTCGACTTCGTCCGCACCGACGGCGGCGCCACGGCCGGTACCCCGGTCCTCGCCTCGTCCGGCGGAACCGCCCACCGCTACTCCCAGCCCAGCGGTGCGGGCAACTACATCGCCATCGATCACGGCGGCGGCTGGCAGACGTACTACTTCCACCTCGCCTCGTACTCCGTCGCCGACGGCGCCTCCGTCTCCCAGGGCCAGCAGATCGGCGTCACCGGCTCCACCGGCAACAGCAGCGGTGCCCACATCCACTACGAGCAGCTGTACAACGGTGTGGGCCAGACCATCGCGATCAACGGACAGTCGCTGGCCCCCTACCCAGGCTCGTACTACAGCAAGTACCTGACCAGCGACAACGGCTGCGGTGGCGGCGGAGGCGGTAAGTACTGGGTCGACACCTTCGCCAACGCCACGGGCTACGCGGCACCCAACACGGCCGACGCCCAGGGCGTGCTGAACGCCGGCACCAACTACGTCTACTGCAAGGCGTGGGGCGCCCAGGTCGGTTCGGGCTCCAGCTACAACCACTGGTGGCTGAAGACGGACCTGGACACGGTGTACGCGGGCAAGAACGGGCGCGGCGCGTACGTCTCGGCCTACTACCTGTCCCGCTGGGGCAATGACGAGGCCCGGGACAACAACGGCGCCGTGATCCCGGACTGCTGA